One stretch of Streptomyces hygroscopicus DNA includes these proteins:
- a CDS encoding chemical-damaging agent resistance protein C produces MGVSLSKGGNVSLTKEAPNLTAVVVGLGWDARTTTGTDFDLDASALLTNAEGKVGNDQNFVFFNNLKSPDGSVEHTGDNITGEGEGDDEQIKVNLAGVPADVAKIVFPVSIYDAETRQQSFGQVRNAFIRVVNQADGNELARYDLSEDASTETAMVFGELYRNGAEWKFRAIGQGYASGLRGIAQDFGVNV; encoded by the coding sequence GTGGGAGTCAGCCTCAGCAAGGGCGGCAATGTCTCGCTGACCAAGGAAGCCCCGAACCTGACCGCGGTCGTCGTGGGTCTGGGCTGGGACGCCCGCACCACCACGGGCACGGACTTCGACCTCGACGCCAGCGCCCTGCTGACCAACGCCGAGGGCAAGGTCGGCAACGACCAGAACTTCGTCTTCTTCAACAACCTCAAGAGCCCCGACGGCTCCGTCGAGCACACCGGTGACAACATCACCGGTGAGGGCGAGGGCGACGACGAGCAGATCAAGGTGAACCTGGCGGGCGTCCCCGCCGATGTCGCCAAGATCGTCTTCCCGGTGTCGATCTACGACGCCGAGACCCGGCAGCAGAGCTTCGGCCAGGTGCGCAACGCCTTCATCCGCGTGGTGAACCAGGCCGACGGCAATGAGCTGGCCCGCTACGACCTCTCCGAGGACGCCTCGACCGAGACCGCCATGGTCTTCGGCGAGCTGTACCGGAACGGGGCGGAGTGGAAGTTCCGCGCCATCGGCCAGGGGTACGCCTCGGGTCTGCGCGGTATCGCGCAGGACTTCGGCGTCAACGTCTGA
- a CDS encoding chemical-damaging agent resistance protein C, whose product MGVTLAKGGNVSLSKAAPNLTHVLIGLGWDARSTTGAPFDLDASALLCQSGRVLGDEYFIFYNNLKSPEGSVEHTGDNLTGEGEGDDESLLIDLVKVPAEVDKIVFPVSIHDADARRQTFGQVSNAFIRVVNQADGQELARYDLSEDASGETAMIFGEVYRYGGEWKFRAVGQGYASGLRGIALDFGVNVS is encoded by the coding sequence ATGGGCGTCACACTCGCCAAGGGGGGCAATGTCTCCCTCTCCAAAGCCGCTCCGAATCTCACACACGTGCTCATCGGCCTGGGCTGGGACGCGCGCTCCACCACCGGAGCGCCGTTCGACCTGGACGCCAGCGCGCTGCTGTGCCAGTCGGGGCGGGTGCTCGGCGATGAGTACTTCATCTTCTACAACAACCTCAAGAGCCCCGAGGGCTCCGTCGAGCACACCGGCGACAACCTCACCGGTGAGGGCGAGGGTGACGACGAGTCCCTGCTGATCGATCTGGTCAAGGTCCCGGCCGAGGTCGACAAGATCGTCTTCCCGGTCTCGATCCATGACGCCGATGCCAGGCGCCAGACGTTCGGGCAGGTCAGCAACGCCTTCATTCGGGTGGTGAACCAGGCGGACGGCCAGGAGCTGGCCCGCTACGACCTCTCCGAGGACGCCTCCGGCGAGACCGCGATGATCTTTGGCGAGGTCTATCGCTATGGAGGCGAGTGGAAGTTCAGGGCCGTGGGGCAGGGGTACGCGTCGGGTCTGCGTGGCATCGCTCTAGACTTCGGAGTCAACGTTTCGTAA